From Candidatus Palibaumannia cicadellinicola, the proteins below share one genomic window:
- the rbfA gene encoding 30S ribosome-binding factor RbfA: MMKEYSRRAQRIAQEMQKQIAISLQRHIKDPRISMATISGVNLSSDLTSAIVLVTFNFIHQNNSDYINSGIRILNTASGFIRSKLSKSMHLRIIPTLTFTYDEYLVKSIHMHQLITNLVQKDQKKIIYIM, from the coding sequence ATGATGAAAGAGTATAGTCGTCGTGCACAGCGTATCGCTCAGGAAATGCAAAAACAAATAGCTATTAGTTTACAACGTCATATAAAAGATCCTCGTATTAGTATGGCTACTATTTCAGGAGTAAATTTATCCAGTGACCTAACATCAGCAATAGTGTTAGTTACTTTTAATTTTATCCATCAGAATAATTCTGATTATATAAATTCTGGTATACGTATACTAAACACAGCTTCTGGCTTTATACGTAGTAAACTAAGTAAATCAATGCATTTACGTATCATACCTACACTTACTTTTACTTATGATGAATATTTAGTTAAAAGTATACACATGCATCAGTTAATTACTAATTTAGTACAAAAAGACCAAAAAAAAATTATATACATAATGTAA
- the truB gene encoding tRNA pseudouridine(55) synthase TruB: MGRRPIYRGRNVDGIILLDKPEGLSSNDVLQKVKYLFRANRAGHTGVLDTLATGMLPICLGEATKFSQHIINSNKRYRVTAKLGERTNTYDATGHIMMSRTVVINKDILQTTLNKVKGLTHQIPPMFSNIKYQGRPLYEYARKGIEVIRKCRPINIYDINLIFWDKTSIVLEVHCSKGTYIRTIIDDIGEFLGCGAHVTQLRRLAVANYQEENMVTLTSLQDTLLQEKYPDNLSKLDSLLLSIDKALSIFPAIHLPISSANILQLGNTIAVDKCLQLGLVRMFIANGNIKSFFGIGEITTLGLLKPRRLISNVYHC, encoded by the coding sequence ATGGGCCGTCGTCCAATTTATCGCGGTCGTAATGTTGACGGCATTATACTACTAGATAAACCCGAAGGTTTATCATCAAATGATGTATTACAAAAAGTTAAATATTTGTTCAGAGCAAATAGAGCTGGGCATACTGGGGTACTAGATACACTAGCTACTGGTATGTTACCTATTTGCCTAGGAGAAGCAACTAAGTTTTCCCAACATATTATAAATTCTAATAAACGTTACCGTGTTACTGCTAAACTAGGGGAACGAACTAATACCTATGATGCTACAGGACATATTATGATGTCCCGTACAGTTGTGATAAATAAAGACATACTTCAGACAACTTTAAATAAAGTTAAAGGATTAACTCATCAGATTCCACCAATGTTTTCTAATATTAAGTACCAAGGTCGTCCGCTGTATGAATATGCACGTAAAGGGATAGAAGTAATACGTAAATGTAGGCCTATTAATATATATGATATAAATTTAATTTTTTGGGATAAGACAAGTATTGTATTAGAAGTACACTGTTCCAAAGGAACCTATATTCGTACTATTATCGATGATATTGGAGAGTTTCTAGGTTGCGGTGCACATGTTACTCAATTACGTCGTTTGGCAGTAGCCAACTATCAAGAAGAAAATATGGTAACACTGACTTCGCTGCAAGACACTTTGCTACAGGAAAAATATCCTGATAATTTATCAAAATTAGATTCTTTACTATTATCAATAGATAAAGCTTTATCTATTTTTCCAGCTATACACTTACCTATTTCAAGTGCTAATATTTTGCAATTAGGTAATACTATAGCAGTTGATAAGTGTTTGCAATTAGGCTTAGTACGAATGTTTATAGCTAATGGGAATATAAAAAGTTTCTTTGGTATTGGTGAAATTACTACACTAGGTTTATTAAAGCCTAGGCGTCTTATTTCTAATGTTTATCATTGCTGA
- the nusA gene encoding transcription termination factor NusA, translated as MNKEILAVVEAVSNEKSVSREKLFETLETALATATKKKYEQEIEVRINIDRKSGNFETFRRWLIVAEVTQPTREITLEAAKVYDPKALIGSYIEDKIESIIFDRITTQTAKQVIVQKVREAERAMVVEQFCSKKGEIITGLVKKLNRDSLIIDLGNTAEAVISREDMLPRENFRIGDRIRGVLYAVRPEARGVQLFISRTRPEMLIELFRIEVPEIGEELIEIKSVARDPGLRAKIAVKTNDKRIDPVGACVGMRGARVQAVSSELGGERIDIVLWDDNQVQFVINAMAPADVTSIVVDEDKKTMDIAVETSNLAQAIGRNGQNVRLASQLSGWELNVMTASDLTEKYRAEDYAAINVFMNNLKINENLAKILVKEGFSSIEELAYVPIKELLTIDSIDKKTVEELRKKAQCALTSKLTMQNNKKIGHPSEDLLGLSKLKRNMAFKLAELGICTLENLAEQSIEDLLNIEGLSSQEAGELIMAARNICWFSQKK; from the coding sequence ATGAATAAAGAAATTCTTGCCGTTGTTGAAGCAGTTTCAAACGAAAAATCTGTTTCAAGAGAAAAGCTTTTCGAAACTCTTGAAACTGCTTTAGCTACAGCAACAAAAAAAAAATACGAACAAGAAATTGAAGTGCGTATTAATATTGATCGTAAATCTGGTAATTTTGAGACATTTCGTCGGTGGCTTATTGTAGCAGAAGTAACTCAACCAACTCGTGAAATAACACTAGAAGCAGCAAAAGTGTATGACCCTAAAGCACTAATAGGTAGCTATATTGAAGATAAAATTGAATCTATAATATTTGACAGAATCACAACACAAACAGCTAAACAAGTTATTGTGCAAAAAGTACGTGAAGCAGAGCGCGCAATGGTAGTAGAACAGTTCTGTAGTAAAAAAGGAGAGATCATAACAGGCTTAGTAAAAAAATTAAATAGAGATAGTCTTATTATTGATTTAGGTAATACTGCTGAAGCAGTAATTAGTCGTGAAGATATGTTACCACGTGAAAATTTTCGCATAGGTGACCGTATCCGCGGAGTACTTTATGCCGTACGTCCAGAAGCACGGGGAGTTCAACTTTTTATCAGTCGTACTCGTCCCGAAATGTTAATAGAATTATTTCGTATTGAAGTACCAGAAATAGGCGAAGAATTAATTGAAATTAAGTCTGTAGCTAGAGATCCTGGCTTACGTGCGAAAATTGCAGTAAAAACTAATGATAAAAGGATAGATCCAGTTGGCGCATGTGTCGGTATGCGTGGTGCTCGCGTACAAGCAGTGTCAAGCGAATTAGGCGGAGAACGTATAGATATTGTTTTATGGGATGATAATCAGGTTCAGTTTGTTATTAATGCTATGGCTCCTGCTGACGTTACTTCTATAGTAGTAGATGAAGACAAAAAAACTATGGATATTGCTGTAGAAACTAGTAATCTAGCTCAAGCTATAGGTCGTAATGGACAGAATGTCAGGTTAGCTTCACAACTTAGTGGATGGGAGCTAAATGTCATGACTGCCTCTGATCTAACAGAAAAATATCGAGCTGAAGATTATGCTGCTATCAATGTTTTCATGAATAATCTTAAGATAAATGAAAATTTAGCAAAAATTCTTGTTAAAGAAGGTTTTTCTTCTATTGAAGAACTTGCTTATGTTCCTATTAAAGAATTACTTACTATTGATAGTATAGATAAAAAAACAGTAGAAGAGTTAAGGAAAAAAGCACAGTGTGCACTGACTAGTAAGTTGACTATGCAAAATAATAAAAAAATAGGACATCCCTCTGAAGACTTATTAGGTTTATCAAAACTTAAGCGAAACATGGCTTTTAAATTAGCTGAGCTTGGAATATGCACTTTAGAAAATCTTGCAGAACAAAGTATCGAAGATTTATTAAATATTGAAGGATTAAGCAGTCAGGAAGCAGGAGAACTAATTATGGCAGCACGTAATATTTGCTGGTTTAGTCAAAAAAAGTAG